In the genome of Quercus robur chromosome 3, dhQueRobu3.1, whole genome shotgun sequence, one region contains:
- the LOC126718260 gene encoding putative ABC transporter C family member 15 isoform X3, which translates to MESVIIDISLEILTLTFAIAFLTWVLQNVWRQRREGDINEHGRVRGCRVFTMITVLSNVIISILYLDFGLYEYWNHRIITIKSVFLFMTWVLATLVAVLSKNRTLSGNKRWPLILILWWVFSFIVDSVSLTIYTITHLKSIDFPSPFPEPNIVDFASFPFAILLCFNAFPTSCTRKHSDIVEPLLQKENESSLGDDGEFTNAGIWSQLTFQWLNPIFKRGRVQKLELPHIPPIPQSETAENASPLLEKSLRKASSLPKAIACAIWKPLFMNAALAGVNTIASYTGPLLITNFVNFLLGKEDDLGTHYGLILALIFFFAKTVESLTQRQWYFGAQRIGIQLRAALISLIYKKSISTKYVGLSNGKIINLINVDAERIGDFCWHIHRVWLLPVQVILALIILYRNLGAAPSFAALFATLLVMVCNTPLVKMQKRLHSKIMEAKDSRIKVTVETFKCMRILKLHSWEPSFLKKLLHLRETERSWLKKYLYSSSAVTFLYWASPTFVSIVTFGVCIVLKTPLTAGTVLSALATFQILREPIYNLPELISMIAQTKVSVERIQDFIGEEEQKKLIRDHTSNALNIAIEIDIGEYAWETSEEKLMRPTIKILEKMKIMKGYKVAVCGPVGSGKSSLLSSILGEIPRISGGGVTVYGRKAYVPQTAWIQTGTIRENVLFGKEMNKAYYEDVLEACALNQDIKIWQDRDLSVVGERGMNLSGGQKQRIQLARAVYSDADVYFLDDPFSAVDAHTGTYLFKKCLMHLLSQKTVIYATHQVEFLDASDLVLVMKAGRIVQSGRYEDLMADSNGELVRQMAAHRKSLNQVNLLQDDNTLTTRPHEINEIEAAEKKFEGPINNGKLKARTEEEEEAETGRVKWSVYSTFVTSVYKGALVPVTLLCQVLFQGLQMGSNYWIAWATEVEGRVSRKHMIGIFILMSGGSSIFVLGRAVLLSTIAVETAQRLFCGMITSVFRAPISFFDSTPSSRILSRSSTDQSTVDTDIPYRLAGLAFALIQLLSIIILMSQVSWLVFVLFLAIIAISMWYQDYYITTARELARMVGIRKAPILHHFSESVSGAATIHCFDQEERFVTRILSLIDDYSRITFHNSATMEWLCVRINFLFNLVFFLVLIILVSLARSAIDPSLAGLAATYGLNLNVLQAWVIWNLCNVENKMISVERILQFTNIPSEAPLVIEDHRPKPEWPTNGRIELENLHVQYNLALPMVLKGITCTFPGEKKIGLVGRTGSGKSTLIQALFRVVEPSGGRILIDGVDICKIGLQDLRSRLGIIPQDPTLFQGTVRSNLDPLQQHSDQEIWEVIRKCRLAEIVNQDQRLLDAPVAEDGENWSVGQRQLVCLARVLLKKKTILVLDEATASIDTATDNLIQETIREETKGCTVITVAHRIPTVIDNELVLVLDEGNIVEYDSPAQLLKDKSSSFSKLVAEFLRRSSKSACHRDIS; encoded by the exons ATGGAGTCAGTCATCATTGATATCTCCTTGGAGATTCTCACCTTAACATTTGCCATAGCGTTTCTGACATGGGTTTTGCAAAACGTTTGGAGACAAAGGAGAGAGGGTGATATAAATGAGCATGGACGAGTTAGAGGGTGTAGAGTTTTTACAATGATCACTGTTCTATCCAATGTCATCATCTCAATACTGTACCTTGATTTTGGTTTGTATGAATATTGGAATCATAGGATTATCACTATTAAATCTGTCTTCTTGTTCATGACTTGGGTTTTAGCAACTTTAGTAGCAGTCTTATCAAAGAATAGAACTCTTAGTGGAAACAAAAGGTGGCCATTGATCCTTATCCTCTGGTGGGTCTTTTCCTTCATCGTTGATTCAGTATCTCTCACCATTTACACTATCACACATTTGAAATCCATAGATTTTCCAAGTCCTTTTCCAGAACCTAATATAGTTGATTTTGCTTCCTTTCCTTTCGCAATACTTCTTTGTTTCAATGCTTTTCCTACTAGTTGTACTAGGAAACACAGTGACATAGTAGAGCCTTTActgcaaaaggaaaatgaaagttCCCTTGGTGATGATGGTGAATTCACAAATGCTGGAATTTGGAGCCAACTTACCTTCCAATGGTTAAACCCTATTTTTAAAAGAGGTCGAGTTCAAAAGCTTGAATTACCTCATATTCCTCCAATTCCTCAATCAGAAACAGCAGAAAATGCTTCCCCGTTGCTGGAAAAATCGCTCAGAAAAGCATCATCATTGCCAAAGGCCATAGCCTGTGCCATATGGAAACCCTTGTTCATGAATGCAGCTTTGGCAG GAGTTAACACAATTGCATCCTATACTGGTCCCCTCCTAATCACAAACTTTGTGAATTTCCTGCTGGGAAAGGAAGATGATTTAGGCACCCACTATGGTCTGATTCTTGcactcattttcttctttgcaAAGACAGTGGAGTCACTAACTCAAAGACAATGGTATTTTGGTGCACAGCGAATTGGCATACAATTAAGGGCAGCTCTAATATCATTAATTTACAAGAAATCTATATCCACTAAGTATGTTGGTTTAAGTAAcggtaaaattataaatttaatcaaTGTGGATGCTGAAAGAATTGGAGACTTCTGCTGGCACATTCATAGAGTTTGGCTGCTTCCAGTCCAGGTCATTCTGGCCTTGATCATCCTCTACAGGAATCTAGGAGCTGCCCCCTCCTTTGCTGCTCTTTTTGCCACACTTTTGGTGATGGTATGCAACACGCCTTTGGTTAAGATGCAAAAAAGGCTTCACTCCAAGATCATGGAAGCTAAGGATTCAAGAATCAAAGTGACTGTGGAGACTTTCAAGTGCATGAGAATTTTGAAACTGCATTCATGGGAACCCTCATTCTTAAAGAAGCTCCTACATCTCAGGGAAACTGAGAGAAGCTGGCTGAAAAAATACCTGTATTCTTCCTCAGCAGTGACCTTTCTCTATTGGGCTTCACCAACTTTTGTTTCAATTGTCACTTTTGGTGTCTGCATTGTATTGAAGACACCATTAACAGCAGGTACAGTCCTCTCAGCCTTAGCCACTTTTCAAATTTTACGAGAACCTATCTACAACCTACCAGAGCTCATTTCAATGATTGCTCAAACAAAGGTCTCAGTTGAGCGTATCCAAGATTTCATTggtgaagaagaacaaaagaaGCTGATACGTGATCATACTTCAAATGCTTTGAATATCGCAATTGAGATTGATATAGGGGAATATGCTTgggaaacaagtgaagaaaaattaatgagacctacaatcaaaattttggagaagatgAAGATAATGAAAGGTTACAAGGTTGCAGTTTGTGGTCCGGTTGGGTCAGGAAAATCAAGTCTTCTCTCTAGTATACTTGGTGAAATTCCCAGGATTTCTGGGGGAGGAGTAACAGTTTATGGAAGGAAGGCCTACGTGCCCCAAACTGCTTGGATTCAAACAGGTACGATTAGAGAGAATGTGCTGTTTGGCAAGGAAATGAACAAGGCATATTATGAGGATGTACTAGAAGCCTGTGCTTTGAATCAGGATATCAAGATTTGGCAAGACAGAGATTTGAGTGTAGTTGGAGAGAGGGGAATGAACTTGAGTGGAGGACAAAAGCAAAGAATCCAACTGGCAAGAGCTGTCTATAGTGATGCCGATGTTTATTTCTTGGACGACCCTTTCAGTGCTGTTGATGCCCATACTGGAACCTATTTGTTCAAG AAGTGTCTCATGCATCTATTGTCACAAAAGACCGTCATCTATGCTACTCATCAAGTGGAATTTTTAGATGCTTCCGACCTTGTTTTG GTGATGAAAGCTGGAAGGATAGTTCAGTCAGGAAGGTATGAAGATCTGATGGCAGATTCGAATGGTGAACTTGTTAGACAAATGGCTGCTCATAGAAAATCACTAAACCAAGTTAACCTACTCCAAGATGATAATACCTTAACTACTAGACCCCATGAGATAAATGAGATAGAAGCtgcagaaaaaaaatttgaaggtcCCATCAACAATGGAAAACTTAAAGCAagaactgaagaagaagaagaagcagaaactGGTAGAGTAAAATGGAGTGTTTACTCAACCTTTGTTACTTCTGTATATAAAGGAGCTCTAGTTCCAGTTACCCTTCTCTGTCAAGTTCTCTTCCAAGGACTACAAATGGGCAGCAATTACTGGATTGCGTGGGCAACAGAGGTAGAAGGAAGAGTCAGTAGAAAGCATATGATAGGGATATTCATTTTGATGTCTGGTGGGAGCTCAATCTTCGTATTGGGAAGGGCAGTTTTGCTATCTACTATTGCTGTTGAGACTGCTCAGCGTCTCTTCTGTGGAATGATCACATCAGTTTTTCGAGCacccatttctttttttgactcCACACCTTCAAGTCGAATCCTTAGTAGG TCTTCTACAGATCAAAGCACCGTAGACACAGACATTCCCTACAGATTAGCTGGATTGGCATTTGCACTTATTCAGCTATTAAGTATCATCATCCTAATGTCCCAGGTCTCTTGGCTAGTCTTCGTTCTCTTCCTTGCAATTATTGCCATCTCTATGTGGTATCAG GATTATTACATTACCACTGCTAGAGAACTAGCCCGAATGGTTGGCATTCGAAAGGCTCCAATCTTGCACCACTTTTCAGAATCAGTTTCTGGGGCAGCAACTATTCATTGTTTTGATCAGGAAGAGCGCTTTGTGACAAGAATTCTGAGCCtgattgatgattattctcgtATAACCTTTCACAATTCTGCCACAATGGAATGGTTGTGTGTTCGGATCAACTTTCTTTTTAATCTTGTCTTCTTCCTTGTTCTGATAATCTTGGTGAGCCTGGCTAGGTCAGCTATTGACCCCA GCTTAGCAGGACTGGCAGCTACCTATGGCTTGAACCTAAATGTTCTTCAAGCATGGGTGATATGGAATCTGTGCAATGTTGAGAACAAAATGATATCAGTTGAGAGAATTCTCCAATTTACAAATATACCAAGTGAAGCACCCCTAGTGATTGAAGATCACAGGCCAAAGCCTGAATGGCCAACAAATGGAAGGATAGAGCTTGAAAACCTTCATGTCCAGTATAATCTTGCACTTCCAATGGTTCTAAAAGGGATTACTTGCACCTTCCCGGGAGAGAAGAAAATTGGACTTGTGGGGAGGACAGGAAGTGGAAAGTCAACTTTAATTCAAGCACTCTTTAGGGTGGTGGAGCCTTCAGGAGGACGTATTCTGATCGATGGAGTTGATATTTGTAAAATAGGTTTACAGGATTTAAGGTCTAGGTTGGGTATAATACCACAAGACCCAACATTGTTTCAGGGAACTGTGAGAAGTAATCTGGATCCTTTGCAACAGCATTCAGATCAAGAAATTTGGGAG GTTATCAGAAAGTGTCGTCTTGCAGAGATAGTGAACCAGGACCAAAGGCTTCTTGATGCACCAG TTGCAGAAGATGGAGAAAATTGGAGTGTTGGACAGAGGCAGCTTGTTTGCCTGGCCAGGGTTCTACTCAAGAAGAAAACAATTCTAGTGTTGGATGAGGCTACTGCTTCTATAGATACTGCAACAGATAATCTAATTCAAGAAACAATCAGAGAAGAGACAAAGGGATGCACTGTTATTACTGTAGCTCATCGTATACCCACTGTTATTGACAATGAATTGGTTCTTGTTCTTGATGAAG GCAATATTGTAGAGTATGACTCCCCAGCTCAGTTACTCAAGGATAAGTCCTCTTCATTCTCAAAGTTGGTGGCTGAATTCTTGAGGAGATCATCCAAGAGTGCCTGCCATAGGGATATTTCTTGA